From Lucilia cuprina isolate Lc7/37 chromosome 4, ASM2204524v1, whole genome shotgun sequence:
taacagcatcaagaattgtgtcagacttttcagaagaccatctaaggaaaattcataactgtgatgttgtcttaatatgtaagtggggatgtgacggtttatcagcacttccagaatacaaacaagcttgtggaagtcggacattagcagacaaattggatttgaatatataaaggagtcacagaaaacaacaaaaaatttagtggaatatttaaaagatgaactaaatgcactggagcccatttgcataaaaataaaggattctctattaacgtatcatatcagctaagcttgatggaaaggtcagcaatgcacAACAGAAACTttttccttctggagatgctcaatatgtaatgagaaaaagtcgcaattctcaaatataaacaaaaagaaaaagtattaatgaagaaatcctgtctttcggaatttcaccacttcatgccaaaatacgatttttggattactttttacacatagcatacgacctcaaatatagaagtgtgccagagaatcttactaaatcaacaaaaaataatgaagaattgaaagaactgagagctgcggaaaaaagcagaatccaagaagaatttaaagttcagatgggattaaacatcgacaaaccttccaagttgcggtagtacaaatgacggtaatacggcgagatggattttcgtgattttgaaattacttcaaaaataactggaatcgacaaggagttgcttcgaacactattttaatggcactgaatagtaaacataaaattaatggaatcgatccatggagggaactaacaccaacagtacacaaagtattgtgtcatggtcaaaataattgaatcgaaattcttccacttggagagttaacagaagaagcccaggaagcgaggaatcgagattttaagcatgttcaacttttcagctcaagaaaatgctccaggaaatcacagaatgaagatatttttaatagtttacttctatcttcttcttccttctttcaactatgcgaaaaagatggatttgttatgaaactctatcatctcaaaacaagaaagatttaaaggacttatattaccttcaggatatgtataccgatatgacagattattttatagaaaataagtagtgttagaaattaactatataagtaggttgtaagaattaagtgTATtgtgtttaagataaacagttcaaataaaaaaagctattatactaactgatgatattgtattaaattgtgttttatatttcggtgggctcataataaaattataatttttttattgtatatacaatgttatagtctttaataaaataatgaacaaaataatttttaaaaattgcccaaatattttattcaacaccaaatgtcacagacttactttttacatcaaaaagttttaaaaagttttcaatttttgatatgcctgttttgtctacttttctactatatgtagtttttatataatttgaaatgttttcaatcctttctggcccttttgaagatacactccataaaacggaacacaactcttcgtactttaacgtaatcttcattgtagatttattaaatatggtacttaaaatctgagaagtttacttatataccaatcttgtcatttccgatacaggtattccaaagtaaaaaattacgaactgtctacctagtaacatttaggactatattactataacctgtaattcagtcattgatatttcttattagtgaatgaatcgaaattatcattacctgtatatttttacctacatgatcataaacgaaacagaacgaaatgatctgtcgaaaaaatttaggtaaaaaatagttataaatttctgaaaatttaagcataataggacctttcaattataaggataagaaaacaaatagaaaataggtaaatataagatttaaacatgttctgtcatatttaataccaaaatatgaaaaatatgaaattaaaggatacaggtttaaatgaacatatttttgaatgtaattgagatattggcttgaaatttgtTGTAAAGGGTCgaaaatttccatatctaactaaaaaaagatattaagggataaatatggactaaattgttgtagctatctgcgaccctattaaaattttgatataaatcatagttttagaaatttaacaaatatgtaatatatgacaaaatctttatttatgaacaaaactcaatgaactcttcaacgcttgttaaatttgtcatttcaaataagaagatgcaaaaaaaaaagttgaaaaggtcaaagggcatcccgcaattctcaaaaataggaatgaaaatcccaaaaatgggattttttacatttttgcccatagggtacACATTTCTTTcaaggctgggaaaatactttaggagtaaatagaaaacgtattgaggtttccaaaactgctttcagttttctgatcccagctttgggattttagaacatgtcgcccaaagttgaagttttgataaaaaataggtcatattcggaaggacgcagtggcaacattttcaaaaaataggacaagttttttacgccaaagcgttctgcgtaaagataccttttagaaaactataaaattgttatatgttcttaaagaaatttttattttattaataaaagagttaagacacattttgggcaaaaaaacctTTTACCACGACTGGCGTAGATTTTGCAGGACCTTTCGATATTAGATATTATACGGGCCGAGCTTGTTTGATAACGAAGGGTTACGTTTgcgtttttatatgttttgcaACGAAAGCAATCCATCTAGAAGCTGTTAGTAGTCTGTCTACTCCTGCATTCTTAGCGGCATTCTCTAGATTTATATCTCCTCGAGGTTGTCCTCAAGATATGTATTCGGATAATGGGACTAACTTTGTAGGTGCATCAAAGGCATTGAAAACAGAATTTCGAACTTTTCTTCGTGAAGTTGATAGCGAAGTTCATTTAAAATATGCACATCAAGGTGTTAATTGGCATTTTAACCCTGCTAGCGCTCCTCATATGGGAGGGTTATGGGAGGCAGGAGTCAGAAGCTTTAAATATCATTTCCGTAGAATTGCTGGTGGATTGAGGTACATTTTGAATCAAAAGAGTTAAGGCTTTGAATCAACGTTTATGTACTATATGGAAAGAAGAATATCTAAAAGATCTTCAAAAGCggaacaaattgaaatttgcgagAAAAGATTTACAGATTGGTGATATGGTCGTGATTCGGGAAGATAATCTGCCGACAAATGAATGGCGTATAGGTCGGGTAGAGAAGTTACATATGGGTAAGGACGGCCATGTTAGAGTTGTGGAGCTAAAGACAGCACGAGGCTCCATAGTGAGACCAGTTGTGAAGCTAGTGGTTCTTCCAagtgaataatatttaagttttcccACAACTATTTACAGACACCTCATGGTTAATCGTAGAGATCGTGCTGAAGGTCATCGCACCTCAAATCTGATTTGCCGGATTTGTCTAAAACGTCACCCTTTACGgtattacaaaaagtttttacagGTGGACTACGAAGAGCGAATGCGACTGGTCTCCATCTATCGCTATTGCGCGGGCTGTTTGGCTCATGACCATACTTGGCGGACGTGTGAAAGTACGAGCCGATGTGAACGTTGCGGTGATATGCATCACACGTTATTACATAAAccaaatataagaaatatatcGGCTAACAAAAGGACTAGACATCAACGAAGATTTAATAAAGATGGCCGTGAAAATTCATCTAGAGGTCGACGATTGGATGGTGGTCATGAGAGCGAGAGACCTAATACGTCTCAAGCCCTGGTTTTAAGTAAAACCCAGGACCGTAACGCTCGTCGCAGacgaaacaaaaaattcaatgcGATTAAAAGGAGTACCGTCGCAAGAACCGTGTATGTGCCGAATATCCACGACTCTATATTATTGAAGCCCACAGTGGTTTTAAATATAGAAGCAAAGGGCCGTTTTATCAGTGTGAGAGCCATATTAGATGCTAATTCGGATATTTCCATCATATCGGAAGAGGTAGCTAATAGAATATCGGCACGCAGGATTCATGTTGACAACAAGGAAAAGtgcttaattaaaattaacgGTAACCACGGTTCTAGCTCTACAATAGAGATTTACTCTGAAATCAAGAGGAGTTTTAAGATGATACTACCACCCAGATCTGTCGATGATAGGATTCTGGAAGAATTCCCAGGGTTGCAATTAGCAGATCCTAATTTTAATATATCCACTCCGGTAAACGTACTATTGGGTGGTGACGTTTATAGCAGGGTAATAAGAAATGGCATTTATGGAGGATCATTCGGCAAACCATTGGCACAATTTACGATTTTTGGatacattatttcattttattcagtttttggcTAAGGTCCGCTACAATGGATTGATTACGGATTTAATGACAACGGAGTCATAACGATTACATGTTATATGAATATAACCTGAAATAAATGGATTGAATTTTGGAAATGTATTTTGCttctatttgtttctttttttcctattttttatagaattttatgaAGATTACACTAAAATCATGCTCTATAAGTTGCTATGCAGCAAGGCCACCGGGATGTTCAAGTTTGAAACGACGACCCATCCCTGGTATGCGACACCTAGTGAAGCTGCCAAAACCTTGGGAAAAAATCATTAGATAAGGGCGTTGCGGTCATCAGCTggcttattttaagtttattattcgCATAGATTTAAGTTTGTATAGTTCTTGGCAGACCGAGGTATTCGGTTTTTGATCATCGTAAAGTAAAGTtcattttgtaattaatatattttaatactaaATTTAGTTTGAATTTGATTaggaaatataataaattgtgAACAAAACTAGtacgaaaaaacaaacaaagggaaatttcatttgtttcttgaaataaaatatatccacgattaaaatttaaaccataACCTTGTAGGTTTTATTTGATAGCCACAACTCTATCTTGGATTTTGGATAACTCCTCCATTACAACAAACCCTGAGCTAAACAatacttttatagttttcatgttataacactcgtttatatatcttttttttgcattatagttgccatttgttttggtatataatttattgaaaatgtatttttagaaaatggcaaattagatagatcggtagaattattttttcacctttaaaaacgcggtaatttgaggttccgatatggttgcaaataacattgacagttttcattctatgacagttatttatgcatcattttaaagcattatgattgtaccttaatttggtatattatttgtggcataatgtgttcttctaaaataatgtaaatttgatggatcggtagaattataaacgctgtaatctgaggttccgatattgttgcacttaactttggcagttttcgtgctaggacagtcgtttatgcaccattttaaagcactaaaattggcatttgttttggtatataatttattgcataatatatttgaagaaaatggccaattggatagatcggtagaattatccgctatggttgcaaataactttaaaagttttcatgctatgacaatcatttatgcatcattttaaagcattattattgcactttagGTTTAGGTTGGTAAGGGTTATACACCGTAAAAACGGCGTATATCCAATCAGAGACCATAAGGTCCATTGTGATTCCCTTCAAAAACGTGAAGATACAAAACAGCGAAGACAAAAACGCTACAACAACACAAGAGAGAAAGAAAATAGGTAAAGAGGAAATGTGGATAGATAGCAAACAAAACGGACACATAAATAACCATAGATTAAGTCCCGCAATTTCCCCCAGTTCGCCTTAGAACCTATTCCCTAACCTTTTCAGCCTGAAGTTTTGTATCCTAGGACATTGGCAGATAATATGCTCGATCGTCTCTACCTCCTCCTCATCTTCGCATAACCTGCAATAGTCCGGTATACTACTGTTCCACTTACTGACAAGGGTTCTAACTGAGCAGTGTCCGGTTAGAAACCCTATCAGAAACCTTAGACTGCGTCTTTCCAGTCCTATAAGTAATTTGGTAGCACCCATATCGAGTTTTGGCCACAGGGCCTTTGATATCTTGCAATCCAATAAACTTTTCCAGGACTGGTTAATGATGTCGCACATTCTTTCGAATATCATCCTATTATAGTGACAAATGGGTGGTTTTACATCCCTGTCATCTATATCAAGATTCGAACCCAGTCTAGCTAGTTCGTCCGCAACCTCATTGCCCTGCACATTACAATACTCTGGCACCCAACACAATCTAATGACAAATAGTCTCATAATGTGCCTCAGGGCATTTCTATAATCCACAACTAGGCGCGAATGTACCCAATGCTATAAGAGCAGCTTGGCTATCAACATAAATTGTCACAACCGACCCCGGATCGATATTATTCCTTATCAGTTCCGTCTCTTTCCAGATCTCTAGGATCTCTGCTTGGAAGATACTACATTCGTCAGGGAGTCAAAAAGACCGTTTTATGTTGATATCAGCACCCGTGCCGGTATCCATCTTGGACCCGTCAGTGAAAACTGCACACCCACCAAATAGTCTGTCGGGTACAAGCCAATCATCCCTAGTTGGAAATTCTATCAAAGGTGTTTCCCCGAAGTCTAGGGTCGTGATATCATAATCCGTAATTCCATGACGGAAATTACCTTGATCAAGCAGACCTACTtcgtaaaaatttttgtatgattttCGAGCGAAGGTTTCACTAACGAAGACTCGTAGAGTCTTAGTAGATTCCTAGCCGCCACACCCGctataaaatgttctataggTGACAGGTTCAGAATGATGTCCAATGCCGCTTGCA
This genomic window contains:
- the LOC111689753 gene encoding uncharacterized protein LOC111689753; translated protein: MVNRRDRAEGHRTSNLICRICLKRHPLRYYKKFLQVDYEERMRLVSIYRYCAGCLAHDHTWRTCESTSRCERCGDMHHTLLHKPNIRNISANKRTRHQRRFNKDGRENSSRGRRLDGGHESERPNTSQALVLSKTQDRNARRRRNKKFNAIKRSTVARTVYVPNIHDSILLKPTVVLNIEAKGRFISVRAILDANSDISIISEEVANRISARRIHVDNKEKCLIKINGNHGSSSTIEIYSEIKRSFKMILPPRSVDDRILEEFPGLQLADPNFNISTPVNVLLGGDVYSRVIRNGIYGGSFGKPLAQFTIFGYIISFYSVFG